Proteins encoded in a region of the Isosphaeraceae bacterium EP7 genome:
- a CDS encoding zinc-dependent peptidase, which yields MFGYFRRRRRETLRARPFPADWEAILRKNVPLDARLDEADRAELRGHIQVFLAEKHFEGCGGLELTDEIKVTIAAQACLLLLHRETDYYRKLITVLVYPAAYQAKSVENLGGGMVLEGGEEGRLGEAWAGGVVVLSWDDVRSGSADLRDGHNVVLHEFAHQLDQEDGVADGAPILEQRGQYVAWARVLGTEYEQLRNSRGKSVLNRYGATKPAEFFAVATECFFEKPMQLKRKHPELYEELKEYYRQDPEKNAAAEEATSARPE from the coding sequence ATGTTCGGCTACTTCAGGCGACGGCGGCGCGAGACTCTGCGGGCACGGCCGTTCCCGGCGGACTGGGAAGCCATCTTGCGCAAGAATGTCCCGCTCGATGCCCGACTCGACGAGGCCGACCGCGCCGAGCTGCGCGGGCACATCCAGGTCTTCCTCGCCGAGAAGCATTTCGAGGGGTGCGGGGGCCTGGAGCTGACCGACGAGATCAAAGTGACCATCGCCGCACAAGCATGCTTGCTCCTGTTGCATCGGGAGACCGACTACTACCGCAAGCTGATCACGGTCCTGGTCTACCCGGCCGCCTACCAGGCGAAGAGCGTCGAGAACCTGGGCGGGGGCATGGTGCTGGAAGGGGGCGAGGAGGGCCGGCTGGGCGAGGCCTGGGCGGGGGGCGTGGTGGTGCTCTCCTGGGACGACGTCCGGTCGGGATCGGCCGACCTCCGGGACGGGCACAACGTTGTTCTGCACGAGTTCGCCCACCAGCTCGACCAGGAGGACGGCGTGGCCGACGGGGCGCCAATCCTGGAGCAGCGGGGCCAGTACGTCGCCTGGGCCAGGGTTCTCGGGACAGAATATGAACAATTGCGGAATTCCAGGGGAAAGAGCGTGCTGAACAGGTACGGCGCCACCAAGCCGGCCGAGTTCTTCGCCGTCGCAACCGAGTGTTTCTTCGAGAAGCCGATGCAGTTGAAGCGGAAACACCCCGAGTTGTATGAGGAGTTGAAGGAGTATTATCGCCAGGATCCGGAGAAGAATGCCGCCGCCGAGGAGGCGACCTCGGCCCGCCCGGAGTGA